A genomic region of Arvicola amphibius chromosome X, mArvAmp1.2, whole genome shotgun sequence contains the following coding sequences:
- the Tsr2 gene encoding pre-rRNA-processing protein TSR2 homolog isoform X2 has protein sequence MTTEFDTVVEDGSLPQVSEQLQTMFYHFQKGDGAALQELASHINEKMCKVTATPVKTARETDVDEDEVDSVEEMEVTSTNDGAMMDGICPQPQPPEPDSQTIKEEDIVEDGWTIVRRKK, from the exons ATGACCACTGAGTTTGATACAGTTGTGGAAGATGGGAGCTTGCCCCAG GTGAGTGAGCAGCTACAGACCATGTTCTACCACTTCCAGAAGGGTGATGGAGCTGCTCTGCAGGAGCTGGCCTCTCACATCAACGAAAAGATGTGCAAAGTCACTGCTACCCCAGTAAAGACAGCCAGAGAAACTGATGTGGATGAAGATGAAGTAGACAGCGTGGAAGAAATGGAG GTGACATCTACAAATGATGGGGCCATGATGGATGGGATCTGCCCCCAGCCTCAACCGCCTGAGCCAGACTCCCAGACTATTAAGGAAGAGGATATAGTAGAAGACGGTTGGACCATTGTCCGGAGAAAGAAATGA